One genomic region from Bactrocera tryoni isolate S06 chromosome 3, CSIRO_BtryS06_freeze2, whole genome shotgun sequence encodes:
- the LOC120773121 gene encoding putative gustatory receptor 59f, protein MLPTIVHGSSNKRKLQHRSQFSPAAKQTSVDDLETQLYRAVQYFLLLSEIFVSLPYDAHQHIPTDNNNKHSIWLILHIVWCIIIYASLIVAIYSEFTKINIYLPTIHKPLYFGEYLIYILHIFLIITSSYWSRHKCRRLLHNIAEFDYTLVNFERLPNYERLTYFLKAHVALVIFFVFWTASLNYFYSNGIFLNYIRSLVVYLLPNLILSISLIQYYTLLYAIAQRSRRLNEILLAKLSQKNSPGFLNERLQRIRLLYSALQVFTKDVNNSFAFSVVLVYIGSFTNLAVNIFLIYKYVDEWNTSALPAVFYSLVWTIMHIAKMLLILYYNQSIQNQNSNTIFIMNEIGGQNTEMEDTVTHFVLQLIINTRTNVVCGVAELNLKFITTLLTAMSTVFIFLLQYDITYEALKLTHNSGSP, encoded by the exons ATGTTGCCGACGATAGTACACGGAAGttcaaacaaaagaaaattacagCACCGTTCACAATTCTCACCGGCTGCTAAGCAGACCAGTGTCGATGATTTGGAAACGCAGTTATATCGCgcagttcaatattttttattgctttctgaGATTTTTGTAAGCCTACCATATGACGCACATCAACATATACCGACCGACAACAATAATAAGCATAGTATATGGCTTATATTGCACATCGTTTGGTGCATTATTATTTATGCCAGTCTCATCGTGGCCATATACAGCGAGTTCACGAAGATCAACATCTACTTGCCGACAATACATAAGCCGTTATATTTTGGCGAatatctaatatacatattgcATATATTCCTGATTATAACAAGCAGTTATTGGAGCCGTCACAAATGTCGTCGACTTTTACATAACATCGCTGAATTCGATTACACTTTAGTTAATTTTGAGAGACTACCGAACTACGAACGTTTAACGTACTTCTTGAAAGCTCATGTGGCTTTGGTAATTTTCTTTGTCTTTTGGACTGCCAGCCTCAATTACTTTTACAGTAATGGCATTTTCCTTAACTACATACGAAGTCTCGTCGTCTATCTGTTGCCGAACTTAATATTGTCCATCTCACTCATACAATACTACACGCTGTTGTATGCTATCGCCCAACGCTCGAGACGTTTAAACGAAATACTACTCGCAAAGCTTTCGCAAAAGAATAGTCCAGGATTTTTAAATGAAAGACTACAACGCATCCGACTGCTCTATTCAGCTTTACAAGTATTTACGAAGGATGTGAATAATAGTTTTGCATTTTCGGTGGTCTTGGTATACATTGGATCCTTCACAAATTTGgcggtgaatatttttttgatctACAAATATGTGGACGAGTGGAATACGTCAGCACTGCCGGCGGTTTTCTACTCGTTGGTTTGGACAATCATGCACATTGCTAAGATGCTTCTGATACTTTACTATAATCAGAGCATCCAGAATcag aacaGCAATACAATCTTTATAATGAACGAAATTGGTGGCCAAAACACGGAAATGGAGGATAca GTCACCCATTTTGTATTGCAATTAATTATAAACACCCGAACAAATGTTGTCTGTGGAGTTGCAGAATTGAATCTCAAATTTATTACAACA cttTTAACAGCCATGTCCAccgtatttatatttttactgcaATATGACATAACTTACGAGGCGCTTAAGTTAACACATAACTCGGGGAGTCCCTAG
- the LOC120771102 gene encoding eukaryotic translation elongation factor 1 epsilon-1: MCEVETITKIAKTLGVPAGEVKLNSEKIITRTNNNNTVSGFATILNALAQESKSEIARNSTATREIAADVYQWIEFAVLYVAPGSKDKHISHQLLRDFNKLFATKSYLVGYFITLADLAIFYAIYNLVKSLSPVEKENYLNLSRWFDHLQQRPEIRQGGQVLNFTTIYLHGWAKGTHM, from the exons ATGTGTGAAGTCGAAACTATTACAAAAATCGCCAAAACTCTTGGTGTTCCAGCTGGCGAAGTGAAGCTCAATTCTGAGAAG atCATTACTCgcacgaacaacaacaacacagtatCTGGTTTTGCCACTATTCTTAACGCACTTGCACAAGAATCTAAATCAGAGATTGCCCGCAACAGTACAGCGACCAGGGAAATTGCCGCGGACGTCTACCAATGGATTGAATTTGCTGTATTGTATGTGGCACCTGGTTCCAAAGACAAACATATATCGCATCAACTACTACGTGATTTTAATAAACTATTCGCTACTAAATCCTACTTAGTAGGATATTTCATTACATTAGCGGACTTAGCTATATTTTATGCCATCTACAATTTAGTg aAATCTCTTTCACCGGtcgaaaaagaaaattatttaaatctctCCCGCTGGTTTGACCATCTGCAACAGAGACCAGAAATACGTCAAGGTGGTCAAGTGCTCAACTTCACCACAATTTACTTGCATGGTTGGGCGAAAGGCACACATATGTAA
- the LOC120771101 gene encoding serine-threonine kinase receptor-associated protein, whose amino-acid sequence MTSNLRQIPLTCSGHTRPVVHLDFSDVCESGYFLISACKDGSPMLRQGDTGDWVGTFEGHKGAVWGVALNKNATLAASGAADFTGKVWNAVTGGEIHSFQHKHIVKSVAFDTNSENIVTGSNEKLVRVFNLEQPNAEPELYAGHAGALKRALFCRDDKCILSAAEDKTVRLWDRLTGNEIQRLQFPHNPNSLEISADNHILTITHGSTISFWEVDTLKKLKEVKVPTNVSSASLHPDKHVFVCGGEDFKMYKFDYITGNEIESFKGHFGPVHSVKFSPDGELYASGSEDGTLRLWQTTVGKTYGLWKCTEPGELNNSMNSPREVHAN is encoded by the exons ATGACCTCTAATTTGCGTCAAATCCCATTGACCTGCAGTGGTCATACCCGTCCCGTAGTGCATTTGGATTTTAGTGACGTTTGCGAGAGCGGTTACTTTCTCATTTCAGCGTGCAAag ATGGGAGCCCAATGTTGCGGCAAGGAGACACCGGTGATTGGGTGGGCACATTCGAAGGTCACAAAGGTGCCGTCTGGGGTGTGGCGTTGAATAAGAATGCCACATTGGCCGCTTCTGGTGCTGCTGATTTTACTGGAAAAGTTTGGAATGCCGTTACGGGCGGTGAAATTCACAGTTTCCAACATAAGCATATTGTGAAATCAGTTGCATTCGATACAAACTCAGAGAATATTGTCACCGGCAGCAATGAGAAATTGGTGCGTGTATTCAATTTGGAGCAACCGAATGCCGAACCAGAACTATACGCTGGTCATGCAGGTGCTTTGAAACGTGCACTCTTTTGTCGTGACGATAAATGTATACTGTCTGCAGCTGAAGATAAAACCGTGCGCTTGTGGGATCGCTTAACTGGCAATGAGATACAACGACTGCAGTTTCCCCACAACCCAAATAGCTTAGAAATATCGGCTGATAATCACATTCTAACCATAACACATGGTTCGACCATCAGCTTCTGGGAAGTGGACACGTTGAAAAAGCTGAAAGAGGTGAAAGTGCCGACTAATGTGTCGTCGGCTAGTTTACATCCCGACAaacatgtgtttgtatgtggtGGTGAAGATTTTAAGATGtacaaatttgattatataaCCGGTAATGAAATTG AATCCTTTAAAGGTCATTTTGGTCCAGTGCATTCTGTGAAGTTTAGCCCGGATGGTGAGCTGTATGCCAGTGGCTCTGAAGATGGTACATTGCGACTCTGGCAGACAACTGTGGGTAAAACTTATGGACTCTGGAAGTGTACCGAACCGGGGGAATTGAATAATTCTATGAATTCACCACGCGAAGTACATGCCAATTAG
- the LOC120772300 gene encoding CDK5RAP3-like protein produces the protein MNEADIPIDIHTLKLQDWLVSRRIVPKTIQKNIKEIRTKISNALQDMPANDQLIKLLSGTNINYYHCKEIVEILKQTEKETKSVFGTYGSQRMKDWQEILRLYEKDNVYLAESAQIYVRNVNYEVPGIRKQMTKLEQQSDECLKRVQDLGKPESQLLAEHASLLQQLGVKGENLREEFLQVLSKLPDMYANSIGDIGKLEEAINLFSEGSNKQILPILRHLIEFGNTTVYQYVHKEEPLTIEEPTIKLNLNDDTLTGSADDNEIDFGGDDNGGTSSTISAEIIDFGELNLDSNNCAIDSDGNGGDIDWGIESGPSEAVEINFDIPIEEYGIVIEGTGMDGGIAKGEQAYSILDSPSYRDRFLDEIYELDAFLRMRLYELNQLEASSNIMFSLMDSISTYDAESIRKMLKNIDQILGEVCNEQTRHLFQLKHSPKYADLLANKLRQMTKAVDKIRETKEVLKKRSLELKQQRVDLNPVLAELISQTKKLQIHIENDISKRYKNRVVNLMGGVN, from the exons atgaAT GAAGCAGATATTCCGATTGACATCCACACTCTGAAGCTGCAGGATTGGTTGGTAAGCAGAAGGATTGTGCCCAAAACTATTCAAAAGAATATCAAAGAGATACGCACAAAGATTTCAAATGCTCTTCAAGATATGCCAGCCAATGATCAACTGATTAAATTATTGTCAGGGACCa ACATAAACTACTATCACTgtaaagaaattgttgagattcTGAAACAAACggaaaaggaaacaaaaagcGTATTTGGAACGTATGGAAGTCAGAGAATGAAGGACTGGCAGGAAATACTACGTCTGTACGAAAAAGATAACGTCTATCTTGCAGAGTCCGCCCAAATATATGTGCGCAATGTGAATTATGAAGTGCCTGGTATtcgaaagcaaatgacaaaaTTAGAGCAGCAAAGCGATGAATGTTTAAAAAGGGTTCAAGATCTTGGCAAACCAGAATCACAATTACTGGCCGAACATGCTTCACTTTTGCAACAATTGGGGGTTAAAGGTGAAAATTTGCGAGAAGAATTCCTACAAGTTTTGTCTAAGTTACCAGACATGTATGCCAATTCAATAGGTGATATTGGCAAATTAGAAGAAGCAATTAACTTATTCTCTGAAGGAagtaacaaacaaattttaccCATACTACGCCACCTTATCGAATTTGGCAACACAACCGTTTATCAATATGTGCACAAAGAAGAACCTTTAACTATTGAAGAACccacaattaaattaaatttaaatgatgACACTTTGACTGGTAGTGCAGATGATAATGAAATCGATTTTGGTGGCGATGATAATGGAGGCACCTCATCTACAATATCGGCAGAAATTATTGATTTCGGAGAACTCAATTTAGATAGTAACAACTGCGCTATAGATTCGGATGGAAATGGTGGTGACATTGATTGGGGCATTGAAAGTGGTCCGAGTGAGGCTGTAGAGATAAATTTTGACATTCCTATTGAAGAATACGGTATAGTTATTGAGGGGACTGGCATGGATGGTGGCATTGCTAAag GAGAACAAGCTTACTCAATTCTTGATTCACCCAGTTATCGGGATAGATTTCTCGATGAAATTTACGAACTTGATGCATTTTTACGTATGCGACTTTATGAACTTAACCAATTGGAAGCTTCTAGCAATATTATGTTTTCGCTGATGGATAGCATTTCCACATATGATGCAGAGAGTATACGAAAAATGTTAAAGAATATTGATCAAATTTTGGGTGAGGTATGTAACGAGCAAACTCGCCACCTTTTCCAATTAAAACATTCGCCTAAATATGCTGATTTGTTGGCAAATAAGTTGCGACAAATGACAAAGGCAGTTGATAAAATACGTGAGACGAAAGAAGTTCTTAAAAAACGTTCTTTGGAGTTAAAACAACAGCGCGTAGATTTGAACCCAGTTTTAGCGGAGCTAATATCACAAACGAAGAAGCTCCAAATACATATTGAGAATGATATTTCCAAACGTTACAAAAATCGTGTAGTAAACCTGATGGGAGGAGTAAACTAA
- the LOC120770566 gene encoding transmembrane protein 183: protein MIADDIADNEEETIVIQEKFIRTKGKCKTHLRPNDIYLELKLRDRAGKCRGAGRLEWRPESVMERSDNDKPQMIYNIVHGDIWYHIADHIPPEYVQTFALICRQTAALVNTQRFWKKIYRSYCQKSSAETNWILTLPEYLQSHNVLNCELATMRARVVESLFQTYSPLSDRMAKGYSLDKLIGYSYVSSWHEQEECVWIACYKFCNKQQNKTEVKKGRDLNEFLSNGCETDDWETLAEDNKLCMKSKYIPAKNHTNEGVCLLVIRCDRFIPFPTHLFYDSGRSRVLLLGTRQMLAKDMRAINLELDFGDSSSKIITTVKYPKVASVKAFPWWHPDFRKYSIW from the exons ATGATTGCTGACGACATTGCAGATAACGAAGAAGAAACAATTGTTATTCAAGAAAAGTTTATCAGAACAAAAGGGAAATgta AAACACATTTACGTCCGAATGACATATAccttgaattaaaattaagagatCGTGCCGGTAAATGTAGGGGAGCAGGACGGTTGGAGTGGAGACCTGAAAGTGTTATGGAACGAAGCGACAATGATAAACCACAAATGATTTACAACATAGTACATGGCGATATATGGTACCATATTGCGGATCATATTCCTCCTGAATACGTTCAAACCTTTGCTTTAATATGCCGTCAAACGGCAGCACTTGTTAATACACaaagattttggaaaaaaatttacagaagTTATTGCCAGAAATCAAGTGCTGAAACTAATTGGATACTTACACTGCCTGAATACTTGCAGTCGCATAACGTACTTAACTGCGAGTTGGCCACAATGCGTGCGCGTGTAGTGGAATCACTATTCCAAACCTATTCACCATTGTCAGATCGTATGGCGAAAGGGTATTCTTTAGATAAGTTAATTGGATATTCTTATGTATCTTCATGGCATGAACAAGAGGAGTGTGTATGGATAGCATGCTATAAGTTTTGCAAcaaacagcaaaacaaaacagaagTGAAAAAAGGACGTGATTTAAATGAATTCCTGTCAAATGGTTGCGAAACCGACGACTGGGAGACATTGGCGGAAGACAATAAATTGTGtatgaaatcaaaatatattccTGCTAAAAACCACACAAATGAAGGTGTGTGTTTGCTAGTAATACGCTGTGACCGTTTTATACCTTTTCCCACTCATCTGTTTTACGATAGTGGAAGATCGCGCGTATTGTTGTTAGGGACGCGACAAATGCTTGCTAAAGACATGCGCGCCATAAACTTAGAATTAGATTTTGGAGACTCTTCTAGTAAAATTATTACTACTGTGAAATATCCCAAAGTTGCAAGCGTTAAAGCTTTTCCTTGGTGGCACCCCGATTTCCgaaaatatagtatatggtaA
- the LOC120770565 gene encoding hyccin, with amino-acid sequence MAESIVQDWLADYRRIQGQPAEVTTFAVEHETDPEIAEAIYTIFSERQRHETLVHEICQQFLSFYRASEDSLRKFPLQFIPVLIYTYLHAVAAGDKKGARSVETLLICIYNAEISTEDGGQHVVTFRMPILAQASVYHEEKNLPMTDLRRWEENCNREIKWGPHTQIEAITAQNRLRIMTALMFCYNQQVSLTQKSALIHLCRVASQLVNQGFSKQHAHRISYGSDSSGALVPKSITPRIPLSSSFLVELVHAIYFAMFNGFGTVAIQTLDDIHHRACFEMYTELILVTSAVRNSLHANPSGQPSDGPMGLSVALTPATNTVTTAISKSMITNASFRTKKLPDDIPIQVQDLTMPQAPPMLASVTEEVDPKDQQQTQNTSSRNSIIRPSMEGIKAQAHKALIAGFKKSKDKEKDKDKEKEKEKDGKIIGAGAAGEPPKPPLRKFEKHTQRNSLLQLQAEGNNIALTDFEKSPSSMGVKGKPYDSIDTTEMLPMQTLLANENGSGSFSIDSEINGGGGSSNMLNNSSVASNTNSITSSDLITKSFDSSIEMPQLVGPAGVGSSTKVGDVGID; translated from the exons ATGGCGGAATCAATTGTACAAGACTGGCTGGCAGATTACCGCCGTATACAAGGCCAGCCAGCTGAAGTGACAACCTTCGCTGTGGAGCATGAAACCGACCCTGAAATCGCTGAAGCCATTTATACCATATTCAGTGAACGACAACGACACGAAACTTTGGTTCATGAAATTTGTCAGCAGTTTCTGTCATTTTATCGTGCTTCTGAAGATTCGCTCCGAAAATTTCCTTTACAGTTCATTCCAGTATTGATCTATACTTATCTGCATGCCGTCGCAGCTGGTGACAAAAAAGGTGCCCGTAGTGTAGAGACATTACTAATATGCATTTACAATGCGGAGATATCCACTGAAGACGGCGGTCAACATGTAGTCACTTTCCGTATGCCGATATTAGCACAAGCGTCAGTATAccatgaagaaaaaaatttaccaatgaCAGATTTGCGGCGTTGGGAAGAAAACTGTAATCGAGAAATTAAGTGGGGTCCACATACTCAGATTGAAGCGATTACCGCTCAGAATAGGTTACGTATTATGACTGCACTAATGTTTTGTTATAATCAGCAAGTTAGCCTTACGCAAAAATCCGCTTTGATACATCTTTGTCGTGTGGCATCGCAGCTAGTTAATCAAGGGTTTTCAAAACAACATGCACATCGAATCTCTTATGG TTCTGATTCGAGTGGCGCACTTGTCCCAAAGTCAATAACACCGCGCATTCCTCTTTCCTCATCATTCCTGGTAGAGTTGGTACACGCTATATACTTTGCAATGTTTAATGGTTTTGGAACAGTGGCGATACAAACATTGGACGATATTCATCATCGTGCATGTTTTGAAATGTACACGGAGCTTATACTTGTGACAAGTGCTGTGAGAAATTCATTACACGCAAACCCCTCCGGCCAGCCAAGTGATGGACCGATGGGACTTAGCGTAGCCCTTACACCTGCCACGAATACTGTGACCACAGCCATTTCCAAATCGATGATCACGAATGCGTCATTCCGTACTAAAAAGTTACCTGATGATATCCCTATACAAGTACAGGATCTCACAATGCCACAAGCTCCTCCGATGTTGGCTAGTGTTACTGAAGAAGTCGATCCTAAAGACcagcaacaaacacaaaatacGTCATCGCGAAATTCTATCATTCGCCCTAGCATGGAAGGCATAAAAGCTCAGGCACATAAAGCGTTAATTGCTGGTTTCAAAAAGTCTAAAGACAAAGAAAAGGATAAAGACAAAGAGAAAGAGAAGGAAAAGGATGGAAAAATAATTGGAGCTGGAGCGGCGGGCGAGCCCCCAAAGCCGCCGCTTCGGAAATTTGAAAAACACACTCAGCGAAACTCTTTGCTACAACTACAAGCTGAGGGCAATAATATAGCGTTAACTGATTTCGAGAAAAGTCCGTCTTCAATGGGCGTGAAAGGAAAACCCTACGACTCAATTGATACTACGGAAATGTTACCCATGCAAACGCTACTTGCTAATGAAAATGGCAGTGGTAGCTTTAGTATTGACAGTGAAATAAATGGGGGCGGTGGAAGCAGCAATATGTTGAACAACAGTAGCGTAGCTAGCAATACTAATTCAATCACGAGCAGCGACTTGATAACAAAAAGTTTTGATTCAAGCATTGAAATGCCACAACTTGTGGGCCCTGCCGGTGTTGGAAGCAGCACTAAAGTGGGTGATGTGGGTATAGATTAG
- the LOC120770567 gene encoding tRNA N(3)-methylcytidine methyltransferase METTL6, protein MECADREADSLVKDIFTTVDKCLTDEEKSRLKAQDNRLVPEFKAKKLEEQAQRHWDIFYKRNETHFFKDRRWTTREFEELLGFEGETRNEKIGCSNKQRRLFEVGCGVGNLIFPLIEEQLEKKQEGKSSWFYYACDFSPRAIDFVRSNPLYDEQRIHAFQCDITTEQIYAHIPESSLDIVTMIFVLSAIHPNKFGIVIENIYRLLKPGGIVLFRDYGRYDMAQLRFKPGNKIAENFYMRQDGTRSYFFAEGELASLFSDSERFEAVENSYVHRRTLNIKEGIDVPRIFLQSKFRKR, encoded by the coding sequence ATGGAATGTGCAGATCGGGAAGCAGACAGCCTTGTCAAGGACATTTTTACCACGGTTGATAAATGCCTTACCGATGAAGAAAAAAGTCGTTTGAAGGCACAAGACAATCGTCTGGTGCCGGAATTTAAAGCAAAGAAACTTGAAGAACAAGCTCAACGCCATTGggatatattttacaaaagaaatgagACTCACTTTTTTAAAGACCGCCGTTGGACAACACGTGAATTTGAGGAATTGTTGGGGTTTGAAGGCGAAACCCGTAATGAAAAAATTGGATGCAGTAATAAGCAGCGACGTTTGTTTGAAGTCGGTTGTGGGGTAGGgaatttaatatttccattaatAGAGGAACAACTAGAGAAAAAGCAGGAAGGAAAGAGTTCCTGGTTTTATTATGCTTGTGACTTTTCGCCTCGTGCTATTGATTTTGTGCGTTCAAATCCACTGTACGATGAGCAGCGTATACACGCTTTTCAATGTGACATTACCACTGAACAAATATACGCACATATCCCGGAGAGCTCCTTGGATATTGTTACTATGATATTTGTATTATCTGCAATACATCCGAATAAATTTGGTAttgttatagaaaatatttaccgCTTACTGAAACCTGGTGGTATTGTGCTTTTTAGAGATTATGGACGTTACGATATGGCACAATTGCGTTTCAAACCAGGCAACAAAATTGCAGAGAATTTTTACATGCGACAAGATGGAACAAGAAGTTACTTTTTTGCAGAGGGTGAATTGGCATCATTATTTTCAGACTCTGAAAGGTTTGAAGCTGTTGAAAATTCTTATGTTCACAGACGTACGTTAAATATTAAAGAAGGTATAGATGTGCCTCGTATTTTCTTACAATCCAAGTTTCGTAAGAGATAA
- the LOC120770038 gene encoding uncharacterized protein LOC120770038, producing the protein MESEQPSSTILCYPTDSKGYSNVEVLNVNNVDSGGGVVLNDEKLLELIQLYPFLYNPRVRPFQDPDYDDWAWNRITNAFNVNYTGFLPAVYFTKDDLKRRWNKLQPIIKKMAKMLDLTAIPEPLRQIIVKISIQLEDQVTDVRVNNLSSAQQVIYDNMKMVSQLPLNRRLQLEAEMMDLILNAELESKATVKLTYTHLKTIEDEYEELLNLMNLKEIIVLKSTDTILLNEKTDSSQEQIVTSTTSNGTSEICIGSDSSSDTKYESLNIIDFEAEMGSGSQIYKPSCQVKKEMTKTDTATKFQCVPLKDASKHVRRCIIRLKRTNMEDYIPLSRIKRQRKST; encoded by the coding sequence ATGGAGTCAGAGCAACCATCAAGTACAATTTTATGTTATCCTACGGATTCCAAGGGATATTCAAATGTTGAAGTGCTTAATGTTAATAATGTTGACTCCGGCGGAGGTGTAGTGTTAAATGATGAAAAACTTTTGGAATTAATACAATTGTATCCGTTTTTATACAACCCACGAGTGCGACCATTTCAAGATCCGGACTATGACGATTGGGCATGGAATCGCATTACGAATGCATTTAATGTGAACTATACGGGATTCCTGCCAGCAGTATATTTTACCAAGGATGACTTAAAACGGCGCTGGAACAAATTACAACCtattataaagaaaatggcGAAAATGTTGGATCTAACAGCTATTCCGGAGCCATTACGTCAAATTATAGTGAAAATAAGCATACAACTTGAAGATCAAGTGACAGATGTGCGCGTGAATAACTTGTCCAGTGCTCAACAAGTCATATATGACAATATGAAAATGGTATCGCAGTTACCATTAAATAGACGTCTGCAGTTGGAAGCTGAAATGATGGACCTGATATTAAACGCCGAACTGGAATCAAAAGCTACCGTTAAATTAACATACACGcatttaaaaactattgaagATGAATATGAGGAATTGCTCAATTTGATGAATCTTAAAGAAATAATCGTTTTAAAATCCACAGATACAATTCTCTTAAACGAAAAAACTGATAGCTCACAGGAGCAAATTGTAACTAGTACAACGTCGAATGGAACGTCCGAAATTTGTATAGGTAGCGATAGCAGCTCAGATACGAAATATGAATCATTGAACATCATAGATTTCGAAGCTGAAATGGGAAGTGGCTCCCAAATATATAAACCTTCTTGTCAAGTTAAAAAAGAAATGACTAAAACTGATACTGCTACAAAGTTTCAATGTGTTCCGTTAAAGGATGCTTCCAAACATGTTAGACGTTGCATTATAAGATTAAAACGAACAAATATGGAAGACTACATACCACTGTCACGCATAAAACGACAACGCAAAAGCACTTAG